The following proteins come from a genomic window of Gimesia chilikensis:
- a CDS encoding ArsR/SmtB family transcription factor has protein sequence MKEKTRQQYEARAKIAKAMAHPSRLLMLDLLQNQELCVGDLTEQVGADQSTVSKHLAILKEVGLVAARKEGALNYYRVTCGCLDGFFSCMETVLLSDLEARKQSLE, from the coding sequence ATGAAAGAAAAAACACGCCAACAATATGAAGCCCGGGCCAAAATCGCCAAAGCGATGGCGCATCCCAGTCGGCTGCTGATGCTGGACCTGCTCCAGAATCAGGAGTTGTGCGTGGGGGATCTGACCGAACAGGTGGGGGCAGATCAGTCCACGGTTTCCAAGCATCTGGCAATTCTCAAAGAAGTAGGGCTGGTCGCAGCCCGCAAAGAAGGGGCGCTCAATTATTATCGAGTGACCTGCGGCTGTCTGGATGGATTCTTTTCCTGCATGGAAACGGTGTTACTGTCAGACCTGGAAGCCCGGAAACAGTCACTCGAGTAA
- a CDS encoding DUF488 domain-containing protein, translating to MTSRIQIKRVYDKAQTADGMRVLVDRLWPRGVAKEKAGIDVWAKELAPSNELRKWFHSHSDQYHEFTIRYRVELEERLSELQERIAELSQPRLTLVTSVKEPERSHVPILQRFLLAQFSD from the coding sequence ATGACCAGCAGGATCCAGATCAAGCGGGTTTACGATAAAGCCCAAACCGCGGATGGCATGCGTGTGCTCGTTGACCGTCTCTGGCCCCGTGGTGTAGCCAAAGAGAAAGCCGGCATTGATGTCTGGGCGAAAGAACTGGCTCCCTCCAACGAATTACGGAAATGGTTTCACAGTCATTCCGATCAATATCATGAGTTTACAATACGCTATCGGGTGGAGCTGGAGGAGCGTCTGTCTGAACTACAGGAGCGGATCGCCGAACTCTCACAACCCCGGTTGACGCTGGTGACTTCCGTGAAAGAACCGGAACGCAGTCATGTGCCTATACTTCAGAGATTTCTTCTGGCTCAATTTTCTGATTGA
- a CDS encoding ArsR/SmtB family transcription factor, translating into MSKDRLQSDLCAEKLKALGEPIRLRIIDLLRDGERTVSQIAEALEEEVVNISHHLGILYHARLVTKRKEGRFVVYNLHPEVAAVSKAGKQHLDFGCCRLEVPDA; encoded by the coding sequence ATGTCTAAAGATCGGCTCCAATCCGACTTGTGTGCTGAAAAACTGAAAGCATTGGGAGAGCCGATTCGGCTCCGCATCATTGACCTGCTTCGTGATGGCGAACGGACTGTCAGTCAGATTGCCGAAGCACTCGAAGAAGAAGTGGTCAATATTTCGCATCACCTGGGGATTCTGTATCACGCCCGACTGGTCACAAAACGCAAAGAGGGACGGTTCGTCGTCTACAATCTGCACCCTGAAGTAGCCGCCGTCAGCAAAGCGGGCAAACAGCATCTCGACTTCGGCTGCTGTCGGCTGGAAGTCCCTGACGCCTGA
- a CDS encoding ArsI/CadI family heavy metal resistance metalloenzyme: MTFSDTEQPVHFHISLNVADIPRSVAFFAKVFGVPATKQREDYAKFELDNPPLTLSLEPVDPGERGALNHLGFRLNSAEELVALQRRLELAGISSQREEGVECCYAKQSKFWLHDPDQNLWEMYLLEGDLEHRGAGHVPEAVRGETIADAAGPTSKAIVCSTGRDQNAQQKWAHRLGQPLEIPADLTPESLDDVALQGSFNAEGTADEVRPFLKQVANCLKPGGTLNLHCLTGDRRVTEALNLAGPASVVKQVPVLESLLADLEAAGFERISLTTYRSQACFTVGEAELRETRLQAHKPEPESESLANVVYLGPFAELSLDQGLTLKRGRQTMLPANVYQQLRSSSLAESLIEIEAATSPVSCSS, from the coding sequence ATGACATTCTCTGATACAGAACAACCGGTTCACTTTCATATCTCCCTGAATGTCGCTGACATCCCCCGCTCCGTTGCCTTTTTTGCGAAGGTGTTTGGCGTCCCCGCGACAAAACAGCGGGAAGACTACGCCAAATTTGAGCTGGATAATCCACCACTCACACTGTCGCTGGAGCCGGTCGATCCCGGAGAACGCGGGGCATTGAATCACCTGGGGTTTCGATTGAACAGCGCCGAAGAACTGGTGGCACTGCAGCGCCGACTCGAACTGGCAGGGATCTCCAGTCAACGTGAAGAGGGGGTTGAGTGCTGTTATGCAAAACAGTCGAAATTCTGGTTACACGATCCGGATCAGAATCTGTGGGAGATGTATCTGCTGGAAGGAGATCTGGAACACCGGGGAGCAGGACATGTGCCGGAAGCGGTGCGCGGGGAAACGATAGCTGATGCTGCTGGACCAACTTCCAAGGCAATTGTCTGTTCAACAGGACGGGATCAGAACGCACAACAGAAGTGGGCGCATCGTCTGGGCCAGCCCCTGGAGATCCCTGCCGATTTAACTCCTGAGTCTCTGGACGATGTCGCCTTACAGGGAAGCTTCAATGCAGAGGGGACCGCTGACGAGGTGCGACCGTTTCTGAAACAGGTTGCGAACTGTCTGAAACCGGGAGGGACACTCAACCTGCATTGTCTGACGGGAGACCGGCGGGTGACTGAAGCTCTTAACCTTGCGGGGCCTGCGAGTGTGGTGAAGCAGGTTCCCGTTCTGGAGTCGCTGCTCGCAGATCTCGAAGCGGCGGGCTTTGAGAGGATCAGCCTGACGACATATCGCAGCCAGGCCTGTTTTACAGTAGGGGAGGCCGAACTGCGTGAGACCAGGTTGCAGGCACACAAGCCGGAACCAGAAAGTGAATCGCTTGCTAATGTGGTTTATCTGGGGCCCTTCGCTGAGCTGTCACTCGATCAAGGTTTGACGCTGAAGCGAGGGCGTCAGACAATGTTGCCGGCTAATGTCTATCAGCAGTTGCGGTCATCTTCGCTGGCAGAGTCGTTGATCGAAATCGAGGCTGCAACCAGTCCGGTTTCCTGTTCCAGCTGA
- a CDS encoding CynX/NimT family MFS transporter — MSTETRIPPQPESLPASVSGFSGYRWLMVVVAAVAMVATLPGRTHGLGMITERLLNDPDFQLTRASYGMINLWATLLGALFCLGVGQCIDRYGIRLTLTVVMGLLGAVVVGMSTVTSVWLLFLAIMLTRGFGQSALSVVSITIVGKWFDKQVSLPMAIYSVLMSVGFIAAALLGRECADLNWRVFWSGTGWIILGATVVLALITRDRQAPPADSAESRSPENQPEQQSYTLRQAMRTPAFWVFASGISLYGMIVSGISLFNESILADQGFSKEVYYNSLALGTGVGMLSNLLAGALGLKWSFNRLLALSLFMLSGSMIWLTRLKTSGDVAGYVIVSASAGGILTVMFFSVWPALYGRKHLGRIQGLAQMMTVLASALGPLVFAQCKTLTGSYHPLLYLLAACLFCAAVIGWLTPLPQIKSSSTGVS, encoded by the coding sequence ATGTCAACTGAGACCCGCATCCCTCCACAACCCGAAAGCTTGCCAGCCTCCGTTTCCGGATTTTCAGGCTATCGCTGGTTGATGGTCGTAGTGGCTGCTGTCGCCATGGTGGCGACACTCCCGGGGCGTACACATGGACTGGGGATGATCACAGAGCGTTTGCTGAATGACCCTGATTTTCAGCTGACACGGGCCAGTTACGGAATGATCAACCTGTGGGCGACGCTGTTGGGAGCGCTGTTCTGCCTGGGGGTTGGGCAGTGCATTGACCGTTACGGAATTCGGCTTACGCTGACGGTTGTGATGGGCCTGCTGGGAGCCGTCGTAGTGGGGATGTCCACGGTAACATCGGTCTGGCTGCTGTTCCTCGCGATCATGTTAACCCGCGGCTTCGGGCAGAGTGCCTTGTCGGTCGTGAGTATCACGATCGTCGGCAAATGGTTTGATAAACAGGTCAGTCTGCCGATGGCGATCTATTCAGTGTTGATGTCGGTGGGATTCATCGCGGCGGCACTTTTGGGGCGGGAGTGTGCCGACCTCAACTGGCGCGTCTTCTGGTCCGGGACAGGTTGGATCATTCTGGGGGCCACTGTTGTACTGGCGCTCATCACCCGCGACCGTCAGGCACCACCTGCGGATTCAGCAGAAAGCAGATCACCCGAGAACCAACCGGAACAACAGAGTTATACACTGCGACAGGCCATGCGAACGCCGGCGTTCTGGGTGTTCGCCTCCGGAATCTCTCTGTATGGCATGATCGTTTCGGGGATTTCATTATTTAATGAATCCATCCTGGCCGACCAGGGATTCAGCAAAGAGGTCTATTATAACTCACTCGCCTTGGGAACCGGCGTCGGGATGCTCAGTAACCTGCTCGCCGGCGCTCTTGGATTGAAATGGTCATTCAATCGGTTGCTTGCGCTCTCGTTATTCATGTTGTCCGGTTCGATGATCTGGTTGACTCGACTGAAGACCAGCGGCGATGTGGCAGGCTATGTTATCGTGAGTGCTTCCGCAGGCGGCATACTGACAGTGATGTTCTTTTCGGTCTGGCCGGCTCTCTATGGACGGAAACACCTGGGACGAATTCAGGGGCTGGCACAGATGATGACCGTGCTGGCATCGGCACTGGGGCCCCTGGTGTTTGCTCAGTGTAAGACGCTGACAGGTTCCTATCACCCCTTATTGTATCTGCTGGCGGCTTGCCTGTTCTGCGCCGCGGTAATTGGCTGGCTGACTCCGCTTCCACAAATTAAATCCTCTTCGACAGGAGTTTCATAA
- a CDS encoding phytanoyl-CoA dioxygenase family protein produces MMVQLEERRVLRDAEYSRWKQDGFLILRGLFDAEEMQDLSEEAWKLTYQSDLIDKHNLRCRFQQTYDDRDCLWETFDPVIDLSPLIRKSAFDPRLLDVLHDLYGERACLFKDKLIFKQPGTKGYELHQDWIAWPGFPRSFLTVLIPLDTANASNGCTEVFPGYHQQGSLSPEDGTYHRLPDETVDESLVVPLELEPGDIAIFDGFTPHRSGPNLSPSWRRQLYLSYNAFSDGGQQRTAHYEEFQVYLRKRYAEYGLTNTWFK; encoded by the coding sequence ATGATGGTGCAGCTTGAAGAACGACGCGTTTTACGGGACGCTGAGTATTCTCGATGGAAGCAGGATGGTTTCCTGATTCTTCGCGGTCTATTCGACGCGGAAGAGATGCAGGACCTCTCAGAGGAAGCATGGAAACTGACTTACCAGAGCGATCTGATTGATAAGCACAATTTACGGTGTCGTTTCCAGCAGACGTATGATGACCGCGACTGTTTGTGGGAAACGTTTGACCCGGTGATCGATCTCAGTCCGTTGATCCGAAAGTCTGCTTTCGATCCGCGACTGCTGGATGTGCTGCATGATTTGTATGGGGAACGAGCCTGTCTCTTCAAGGATAAGCTGATCTTCAAACAACCGGGAACCAAAGGGTATGAACTGCATCAGGACTGGATCGCCTGGCCTGGATTTCCGCGGAGTTTTCTGACCGTACTGATTCCACTTGATACCGCGAATGCTTCGAATGGCTGCACAGAAGTCTTTCCCGGCTACCATCAGCAAGGCTCTCTTTCGCCGGAAGATGGCACCTATCATCGCCTGCCGGATGAAACGGTGGATGAATCCCTGGTGGTGCCTCTGGAACTCGAACCGGGTGACATTGCGATTTTTGATGGTTTCACCCCGCATCGCTCCGGTCCCAATCTGTCCCCCTCGTGGAGACGTCAGTTGTACCTGAGTTACAACGCGTTCTCAGATGGGGGACAGCAGCGGACAGCGCATTACGAAGAATTTCAGGTCTATCTGCGTAAGCGTTATGCGGAGTATGGCCTCACGAACACCTGGTTTAAATGA
- a CDS encoding DUF1559 domain-containing protein produces MRRGFTLIELLVVIAIIGILIALLLPAVQQAREAARRAQCKSNLKQLGIALHNYASAHSVFPPNLIPGGKPGSGGYIGYFQGNWGVMAYLTPFLEQTAVYNLLNLESPTYANSGSAWIIADSNNQLAASTLINLYLCPSDISRKVSAAYGVTGGIGPTNYAASMGSGLDATGGVEHGSPYRSDGVFYADSSTRFRDITDGTSNTAAMSESLIGEGAETTGAAPGSEKKYYRNLAFGSLISDANCAAATTWNQSNERQFAWYSGEIRCASYNHYYGPNSKNYDCVANATASEGYIASGWKAARSNHTGGVNLLLCDGAVRFVGDSIDGNLWRSLSTRSGGEVLGEF; encoded by the coding sequence ATGCGTCGTGGTTTTACTTTGATCGAATTGCTGGTCGTGATTGCGATCATCGGAATTTTAATTGCGTTGCTGTTGCCTGCAGTTCAGCAGGCACGGGAAGCTGCCCGGCGGGCGCAATGTAAAAGTAATCTCAAACAACTGGGAATCGCCCTGCACAATTATGCGAGTGCACACAGCGTGTTTCCACCGAACCTGATTCCCGGGGGAAAACCAGGATCAGGTGGATATATCGGTTACTTCCAGGGGAACTGGGGCGTGATGGCTTATCTGACTCCCTTTCTGGAACAGACGGCCGTCTACAATCTGCTGAATCTGGAATCCCCCACGTATGCCAACTCGGGGAGTGCCTGGATCATTGCCGACAGTAATAACCAACTGGCGGCCTCGACGTTAATCAATCTTTATCTCTGTCCTTCTGATATTTCGCGCAAGGTATCTGCCGCTTATGGCGTCACGGGGGGAATCGGACCCACGAATTATGCAGCCAGTATGGGCAGTGGACTGGATGCGACAGGTGGCGTAGAGCATGGTTCCCCCTATCGTTCAGATGGCGTCTTCTATGCCGACTCCAGTACCCGTTTTCGTGATATTACTGACGGGACCAGCAACACAGCGGCGATGTCAGAGAGTCTGATTGGAGAGGGGGCGGAGACAACGGGAGCCGCCCCTGGTTCGGAGAAAAAATATTATCGAAATCTGGCTTTCGGTTCGTTGATCAGTGATGCCAACTGCGCTGCTGCGACAACGTGGAACCAGTCTAACGAACGCCAGTTCGCCTGGTATTCGGGCGAAATACGTTGCGCCTCCTATAACCACTACTATGGACCCAATTCCAAGAACTACGACTGCGTGGCCAACGCGACTGCCAGCGAGGGATACATCGCCTCTGGCTGGAAAGCGGCCCGCAGCAATCATACGGGAGGCGTAAATCTGCTGCTCTGTGACGGAGCGGTCCGCTTTGTTGGTGACAGCATTGACGGGAATCTCTGGCGGAGTCTGTCTACCCGATCTGGTGGGGAAGTGCTGGGTGAGTTCTGA
- a CDS encoding TspO/MBR family protein — translation MTWMEWYNTLSKPGWTPSPGTISLIWQILYPIILISFGYVFYQTVRRRYPAATVMPFAINLIANLSFTPLFFGLRNVPLATLDILVVWSTILWIIYSIWPRSRWVALAQIPYLIWVSIATTIQVSIFWMN, via the coding sequence ATGACCTGGATGGAATGGTACAACACACTCTCCAAACCGGGATGGACTCCGTCCCCGGGAACCATCAGCCTGATCTGGCAGATCCTGTATCCGATCATCCTGATCTCTTTCGGTTATGTCTTTTACCAGACAGTACGGCGTCGCTATCCTGCAGCAACGGTAATGCCTTTCGCGATTAATCTCATTGCCAATCTGAGCTTCACCCCGCTGTTTTTCGGTTTGAGAAATGTGCCTCTGGCTACACTGGATATTCTGGTCGTCTGGTCTACAATCCTCTGGATAATTTACTCGATCTGGCCTCGCTCCCGATGGGTCGCGTTGGCTCAGATTCCATATCTGATCTGGGTTTCCATCGCCACGACGATCCAGGTCAGTATTTTCTGGATGAATTGA
- the uvsE gene encoding UV DNA damage repair endonuclease UvsE, with protein sequence MSKTKSQSSIRLGLCCQFLEEPIKFRNTTVKSNSQMERTAALEKLARLCRENAEALQSSLEYCAAHNIGCFRINSQILPLKTHPECGYDMQDLPEGKAIVKLFKQCGQYAREHQIRTCFHPDQFVVLNSPRKEVVERSIAELEYQSEVAEWVNADVVNIHGGGAYGDKESALAQFAENFKRLSKRVRSRLTVENDDTTYTPADLLPLCRKIGIPLVYDAHHHRCLPDELSIEEATEQAIQTWDREPMFHISSPLEGWKGPKPHRHHDFINVRDFPDCWEDRELTVEVEAKAKEQAVLKLMQSLRNRKK encoded by the coding sequence GTGTCAAAAACAAAATCACAATCATCGATCAGGCTGGGACTCTGTTGTCAGTTTCTGGAAGAACCGATCAAATTTCGGAATACCACAGTCAAATCCAACAGCCAGATGGAACGGACCGCCGCCCTGGAGAAACTGGCGCGACTCTGTCGGGAAAATGCAGAAGCACTCCAATCGTCGTTGGAATACTGTGCCGCGCACAACATCGGCTGCTTCCGCATCAACAGTCAGATTCTGCCTCTGAAAACTCATCCTGAGTGTGGCTACGACATGCAGGACCTGCCCGAGGGGAAGGCAATCGTCAAGCTGTTCAAACAGTGTGGCCAGTATGCCCGCGAGCATCAGATTCGTACCTGCTTTCATCCCGATCAGTTTGTGGTACTCAACTCCCCGCGTAAAGAAGTCGTAGAACGTTCGATAGCAGAACTCGAGTATCAGTCCGAAGTGGCAGAATGGGTGAATGCGGATGTGGTCAATATTCATGGAGGGGGTGCCTACGGAGACAAGGAAAGTGCCCTGGCTCAGTTCGCGGAGAACTTTAAGCGTCTCTCGAAACGGGTCCGCAGCAGACTGACCGTGGAAAATGACGACACGACCTACACTCCCGCGGACCTGCTCCCGCTCTGTCGCAAGATAGGCATACCGCTGGTCTACGACGCGCATCATCACCGCTGCCTGCCTGATGAGCTCTCAATTGAAGAGGCTACCGAACAGGCAATTCAGACCTGGGATCGCGAGCCGATGTTTCACATTTCCAGTCCCCTGGAAGGCTGGAAGGGACCGAAGCCCCACCGACACCATGATTTCATCAATGTGCGTGATTTCCCAGATTGCTGGGAAGACCGCGAATTGACCGTCGAAGTCGAAGCCAAAGCGAAGGAACAGGCGGTGCTGAAACTGATGCAGTCACTCCGCAATCGAAAAAAATAA
- a CDS encoding AAA family ATPase, with product MKDVGWLFVGLIFGAGVAVGLMAWLRQRRTPADTVAPLIVRHFAPLPTSEIVITERVFPLRVRADLQMAIDQLLNSDLKIRHFCGVRDEYHHQEVTLASCMVTNRHHTTLTTPPEYEEVNVGGERPVRVLKMGLWFLEKQGVRFAALLTPVGHFGRFTGMALHVGTPNSPEGTRVAQELFTHLEQAIQRAKSYRGKVLSLQQLEHSYSGESKGISVHQLREVSRDQVILPAKTLELLERNVIQFVKQRERLSQFKQSTKKGILFYGPPGTGKTHTIHFLSNALPAHTTLLISAEQVGMLDEYMTLARLLQPSIVVLEDVDLIARDRRQMNSACEEVLLNKLLNEMDGLKPEAEILFILTTNRPETLEAALASRPGRVDQAIEFPLPDAEGRRKLIQLYSTGVSVGEEEIEEVLKRTSGVSAAFIKELMRRAVQFHIEREGTGEISTEDISNALDEMLISGGSLNLKLLGATGVEPS from the coding sequence ATGAAAGACGTGGGTTGGCTGTTTGTAGGCTTGATCTTTGGGGCGGGAGTCGCTGTAGGACTGATGGCCTGGTTGAGGCAGAGGCGCACCCCGGCTGACACTGTTGCGCCGTTGATCGTACGGCATTTCGCACCATTACCCACCAGCGAGATCGTGATTACGGAACGCGTATTTCCGCTACGTGTCAGGGCCGATTTACAGATGGCCATCGACCAGTTATTGAACAGCGATCTTAAAATCAGGCATTTCTGCGGTGTGCGGGACGAGTATCATCATCAGGAAGTCACGCTTGCCAGCTGCATGGTCACCAATCGCCACCATACGACACTCACCACACCTCCCGAATATGAAGAAGTGAATGTCGGCGGGGAACGGCCGGTTAGAGTTCTTAAAATGGGACTCTGGTTTCTGGAAAAACAGGGGGTTCGATTTGCTGCGCTGCTGACACCTGTCGGGCATTTTGGCCGGTTCACTGGAATGGCCCTGCATGTGGGGACTCCCAATTCTCCGGAGGGGACCCGGGTTGCTCAGGAATTATTTACGCATCTGGAACAAGCCATCCAACGGGCCAAATCATACCGGGGAAAAGTACTCTCCCTGCAACAGTTGGAACATTCCTACTCGGGTGAGTCGAAAGGTATCAGTGTCCATCAGCTTCGTGAAGTATCCCGTGATCAGGTAATCCTGCCGGCTAAGACGCTGGAACTGCTGGAGCGGAATGTGATCCAGTTTGTCAAACAGCGCGAGCGACTTTCTCAATTCAAACAGTCGACCAAAAAAGGAATCCTGTTTTACGGTCCACCCGGAACCGGAAAGACGCATACCATTCATTTCCTGTCGAATGCGTTGCCCGCACATACCACCCTTTTGATTTCTGCTGAACAGGTCGGAATGCTGGATGAATACATGACGCTGGCGCGGCTGTTGCAGCCGAGTATTGTTGTCCTCGAAGATGTCGACCTGATTGCCCGGGACCGCCGGCAGATGAACAGTGCCTGCGAAGAGGTTCTGCTTAACAAGCTGCTCAATGAAATGGATGGTCTGAAACCAGAAGCGGAAATCCTGTTCATTCTCACCACCAATCGACCGGAGACACTCGAAGCCGCACTTGCGTCACGTCCGGGACGAGTCGATCAGGCGATCGAATTTCCTCTTCCAGACGCAGAAGGACGACGTAAACTGATCCAGCTTTACTCGACAGGAGTCTCTGTTGGAGAGGAAGAGATTGAGGAAGTTCTGAAACGCACATCAGGCGTCTCCGCTGCGTTTATCAAAGAATTGATGCGACGGGCGGTACAGTTTCATATTGAACGTGAGGGGACCGGTGAGATTTCCACCGAAGATATTTCGAATGCCCTGGATGAGATGTTGATCAGCGGTGGTTCACTGAATCTGAAACTGCTTGGGGCGACGGGAGTGGAGCCGTCTTGA
- a CDS encoding DUF4345 family protein: MIRVWLALVGGLYLMLAVWCAITPASTSQSVGFTLEGGSGQSEFLVVYGGLELALGLIFLWPLCQAAVTRYALTVCLIVHGCLVLFRCASFFLFEGIGGTTYSLATGEWLIFLISLGFCLTQRTSKSDSSSE, encoded by the coding sequence ATGATTCGAGTCTGGTTAGCCCTGGTAGGGGGGCTGTATCTGATGCTTGCAGTCTGGTGTGCGATCACCCCAGCATCCACATCCCAGTCGGTGGGCTTTACGCTGGAGGGAGGGTCCGGGCAGTCGGAGTTCCTGGTGGTGTATGGCGGTCTGGAACTGGCTTTAGGTCTGATCTTTCTCTGGCCCCTCTGTCAGGCCGCTGTGACGCGGTATGCGTTGACGGTCTGTCTGATCGTGCATGGTTGCCTGGTCTTATTTCGTTGTGCCAGTTTTTTCCTGTTCGAAGGAATCGGCGGGACGACGTACTCACTGGCGACCGGTGAGTGGCTGATTTTTCTGATCAGTCTGGGATTCTGTCTGACTCAGCGAACCTCAAAGAGTGATTCCTCATCTGAATAA
- a CDS encoding SLC13 family permease, whose product MNSDAWITVCIVGFLFISLVKNLAPPDLLFLSATTILAILGIISPQEAFVGFSNSGMLAVAALFVVVAGLRETGILDLIGHHVLGQTRSERSALLRLSGVVLPLSAFLNNTPIVAMFVPVVIDWSRRHRIAPSRLLIPLSYLAILGGTCTLIGTSTNLVINGLMLESGLPGMSLFEIGKIGVPYACIGIAYLFFAGHALLPERQELLEQLSECQREYLVEMEVQSGCRLIGQTIEQGGLRQLPGLFLIEIDRRGKILSPAGPEQILEAGDRLIFTGIVSSIIELEKIPHLIPIADPDYEISPRKQRKRRLCEAVISATSPLVGKSIREADFRATYGAAIVAVHRAGKRIEQKIGDISLQAGDTLLLQTPLHFLRAYRHDLAFYLISDVDDWRPIRADRAWIAALLFFILMGLMISGVMPVVLSTMLTAVLMVLLGCLSTGDARRSIEWQVLITIAAAFGVGTALQNSGAATEIASAFVSSTQAWGPIAALAVIYLLGSILTELITNNAAAVLLFPFCLETARLYDASPLPFLIALILSASASFMTPIGYQTNLMVYGPGGYRFSDFIRIGTPLNLLLWITAVILVPWIWPF is encoded by the coding sequence ATGAATAGTGACGCATGGATCACCGTGTGTATTGTGGGTTTCCTGTTTATCTCGCTGGTAAAAAATCTGGCTCCCCCGGACCTGTTGTTTCTGAGTGCCACTACCATCCTGGCAATCCTGGGAATCATTTCTCCCCAGGAAGCCTTTGTCGGATTTTCCAACTCCGGAATGCTGGCGGTCGCAGCCCTGTTTGTGGTTGTGGCCGGACTGCGTGAAACCGGCATTCTCGATCTGATCGGGCATCACGTCCTGGGGCAGACACGCAGCGAACGCAGTGCTTTACTCAGGCTTTCGGGAGTTGTGCTTCCGCTGTCGGCGTTTTTGAATAACACGCCGATCGTCGCGATGTTTGTTCCCGTGGTCATCGACTGGAGTCGTCGGCACCGTATTGCCCCCTCCCGCCTGCTGATTCCACTCTCCTACCTGGCCATTCTGGGAGGCACCTGCACCCTGATCGGCACTTCAACCAACCTGGTGATTAATGGACTGATGCTGGAAAGTGGATTACCGGGTATGTCACTTTTTGAAATCGGCAAAATCGGTGTCCCTTATGCCTGCATTGGGATCGCTTACCTGTTCTTTGCGGGACACGCCCTGCTCCCCGAGCGGCAGGAACTGCTGGAACAGTTAAGCGAATGTCAGCGGGAATACCTGGTCGAAATGGAAGTCCAGTCCGGCTGTCGTCTGATTGGCCAGACCATCGAACAGGGCGGTTTACGCCAGTTGCCGGGCCTGTTCCTGATCGAAATCGATCGCCGCGGAAAGATTCTCTCCCCTGCAGGTCCCGAACAGATTCTGGAAGCAGGCGACCGCTTAATCTTCACAGGCATTGTCAGCAGCATCATTGAATTGGAAAAAATCCCCCATCTCATCCCCATTGCCGATCCAGACTACGAAATCTCGCCCCGCAAACAGCGTAAACGCCGACTGTGCGAAGCTGTGATTTCTGCCACCTCGCCCCTGGTGGGAAAATCCATCCGCGAGGCCGATTTCCGCGCCACTTATGGAGCGGCGATCGTCGCCGTTCATCGCGCCGGGAAACGTATCGAACAGAAAATCGGTGATATCAGTCTGCAAGCCGGCGATACTCTGCTCCTGCAGACTCCGCTTCATTTTCTGCGTGCCTACCGCCACGATCTGGCGTTTTACCTGATCAGTGATGTCGATGACTGGCGTCCCATCCGGGCAGACAGAGCCTGGATCGCTGCCCTGCTCTTCTTCATCCTGATGGGCCTGATGATTTCAGGTGTCATGCCGGTGGTACTCTCCACCATGCTGACCGCGGTTCTCATGGTTCTTCTGGGCTGTCTCTCTACCGGTGATGCCCGCCGGAGTATTGAATGGCAGGTGCTGATCACCATTGCCGCAGCATTTGGAGTCGGTACGGCACTTCAGAACTCCGGTGCCGCTACCGAGATTGCCAGTGCGTTTGTCTCCTCAACGCAAGCCTGGGGACCAATCGCGGCCCTGGCGGTAATCTATCTGCTGGGATCAATCCTCACAGAGCTGATTACCAATAATGCTGCTGCCGTACTGTTATTTCCGTTTTGCCTGGAGACGGCCCGACTGTATGACGCCAGTCCGCTGCCGTTTCTCATCGCCCTGATTCTGTCTGCCTCCGCCAGTTTTATGACACCGATCGGTTATCAGACCAACCTCATGGTGTATGGCCCGGGCGGCTATCGCTTTTCTGACTTCATCCGCATAGGCACACCCCTCAACCTGCTGCTCTGGATCACCGCGGTGATCCTGGTTCCCTGGATCTGGCCATTCTGA